A genomic stretch from Ictalurus punctatus breed USDA103 chromosome 2, Coco_2.0, whole genome shotgun sequence includes:
- the gsg1l gene encoding germ cell-specific gene 1-like protein, with translation MKTSRRCRALLSVGLNLLALLLSSTAFATAYWCQGTQRVPKPSCSKERRHHCIDYGANDTDPSKVHYSWETGDDRFLFRRFHAGIWYSCEENIHSAGEKCRSFIDLAPASERGVLWLSVVSEVLYIMLLVVGFSLMCLELFHSSNVIDGLKLNAFAAVFTVLSGLLGMVAHMMYTQVFQITVSLGPEDWRPHTWDYGWSFCMAWGSFTCCMAASVTTLNSYTKTVIEFRHKRKLFEQGLREEQAFLDQEAFHYFQDRSVQSISSSVDLYPGHSNTHGSAYSSGRGKIHAPSTSVDMADNADSLGEEQC, from the exons ATGAAGACGAGCCGGCGGTGTCGCGCGCTGCTCTCCGTGGGCTTGAATCTGCTCGCGCTGTTGCTCTCGAGCACGGCGTTCGCCACGGCGTATTGGTGCCAGGGCACGCAGCGCGTCCCCAAACCGAGCTGCAGCAAGGAGCGACGCCACCACTGCATCGACTACGGAGCCAACGACACCGACCCGAGCAAAGTGCACTACAGCTGGGAGACCGGAGACGACCGCTTCCTGTTCCGCCGCTTCCACGCGGGCATCTGGTACTCGTGCGAGGAGAACATCCACAGCGCAG gtgAGAAATGCAGGAGCTTTATCGATCTGGCACCAGCGTCGGAGAGAG GTGTCCTTTGGCTGTCAGTGGTCTCCGAGGTGCTATACATCATGCTGCTGGTGGTTGGCTTCAGCCTAATGTGCTTGGAGCTCTTTCACTCCAGCAACGTGATCGATGGCTTGAAGCTGAACGCCTTTGCTGCCGTCTTCACGGTGCTGTCAG GACTTTTGGGAATGGTGGCTCACATGATGTACACCCAGGTGTTCCAGATCACAGTCAGTCTGGGACCCGAAGACTGGAGACCGCACACCTGGGACTACGGCTGGTCCTTCTG CATGGCATGGGGATCTTTCACCTGCTGCATGGCCGCCTCCGTCACCACACTCAACTCCTACACGAAGACGGTCATCGAGTTCCGGCACAAGCGCAAGCTCTTCGAGCAGGGTCTTCGTGAAGAACAAGCCTTCCTCGACCAAGAGGCCTTCCACTACTTCCAGGATCGCTCTGTGCAGTCCATCTCTAGCTCGGTGGACCTGTACCCAGGCCACAGCAACACCCATGGCAGTGCATATAGCAGTGGCCGTGGGAAAATACATGCGCCTTCAACTTCCGTGGACATGGCGGACAACGCGGATTCTCTGGGAGAGGAGCAATGCTGA